The following coding sequences lie in one Mycobacterium sp. DL440 genomic window:
- a CDS encoding phosphatase PAP2 family protein gives MITRWWPVIGLTAMVLLGWAVRTGPVPIDDWFQHVGVELGSYRDVFLVFSKPLLGAAALLVGIVVALRQHRKRLALAMVVSPLVAITIVRLIKPIFGREKGGALAYPSGHTTFLVAVTSLLVLLAGMRLWALVVAVSIVLLAVFGLSMTFHYFTDTIGGVLLGTSVVCIAAIFARDGQYGQVESASPDLR, from the coding sequence TTGATCACCCGGTGGTGGCCGGTCATCGGCCTCACCGCCATGGTGCTGCTCGGCTGGGCGGTACGCACCGGCCCAGTGCCGATCGATGACTGGTTTCAGCACGTCGGGGTCGAGCTCGGTTCGTATCGGGACGTGTTCCTCGTGTTCAGCAAGCCGTTGCTCGGGGCGGCCGCGTTGCTCGTCGGCATCGTCGTGGCGCTGCGGCAACATCGGAAGCGGTTGGCGCTCGCCATGGTGGTGAGCCCGCTGGTCGCGATCACCATCGTGCGTCTCATCAAGCCGATCTTCGGCAGGGAGAAAGGTGGCGCGCTGGCCTACCCCAGCGGCCATACCACCTTCCTCGTGGCGGTGACGAGCCTGCTCGTGCTGTTGGCCGGGATGCGGCTGTGGGCACTGGTCGTCGCGGTCAGCATCGTCCTGCTCGCCGTGTTCGGCCTGTCGATGACCTTCCACTACTTCACCGACACGATCGGCGGGGTGCTGCTGGGCACCTCGGTGGTGTGCATCGCCGCGATTTTCGCCCGTGATGGGCAATATGGTCAGGTGGAGAGCGCCTCGCCCGATCTTCGCTGA
- a CDS encoding serine/threonine-protein kinase, whose amino-acid sequence MPLNTGDVFAGYTIQRLLGSGGMGEVYLAQHPRLPRQDALKIMPSSLTGDAQYRDRFNREADIAASLWHPHIVGLHDRGEYEGQLWIAMDYVDGTDAARHVRDRHPGGVPLREAVEIVTAIAEALDYAHERNLLHRDVKPANILLTGPEVARRRILLADFGVARRIDDISGITATNMAVGSMAYSAPEQLLGQPIDGRADQYALAASAFQLLAGHSPFHHSNPAVVISKQLNEPPPSLRIERPELAYLDEVMLKGMSKDRAGRYPRCSDFAKALAGARPTATPAAPLTQRPPAPQPPPPVSPQAPQPVSLEPPRVITAPTFTAPIHPVASPSHTSPHWSGPSPIPQPRRPEKSSAARVVVPTVLAVLLVCAIGFAISQFIRDAPVARTTPSWQPYVDAAQTFALHTVTVSADTVDTDLAMIMDGATDEFRADLQNQAPQIKQKAKDLGVKTDGTITGAGVESLFSDEAVVLVTVDTKVTVTTNRVGVVSLQRVRVTVEHVDGSYKASKLEFVN is encoded by the coding sequence ATGCCGTTGAATACCGGTGACGTGTTCGCCGGGTACACGATTCAACGTCTACTCGGTTCAGGCGGCATGGGCGAGGTCTACCTGGCCCAGCATCCGCGGCTCCCCCGCCAGGACGCGCTGAAGATCATGCCGTCCTCTTTGACCGGTGACGCCCAGTACCGCGACCGGTTCAATCGCGAAGCCGATATCGCCGCGTCGCTCTGGCATCCCCACATCGTCGGCCTGCATGATCGCGGCGAGTACGAGGGGCAGCTGTGGATCGCGATGGACTACGTCGACGGCACCGACGCCGCGCGGCACGTGCGTGACCGTCACCCCGGCGGGGTGCCGCTACGCGAAGCGGTCGAGATCGTCACCGCCATCGCCGAAGCGCTCGACTACGCCCACGAACGCAACCTGCTGCACCGCGACGTGAAGCCGGCCAACATCCTGCTGACCGGCCCGGAAGTGGCTCGCCGCCGAATTCTGTTGGCCGACTTCGGTGTTGCCCGTCGCATCGACGACATCAGCGGCATCACCGCCACGAACATGGCCGTCGGCTCGATGGCCTATTCCGCTCCCGAGCAGCTCCTGGGGCAGCCGATAGATGGGCGGGCCGATCAATACGCCTTGGCGGCCAGTGCCTTTCAGCTTCTGGCCGGGCACTCGCCGTTCCATCACTCCAACCCGGCGGTGGTGATCAGCAAGCAGCTCAACGAGCCCCCACCGAGCCTGAGGATCGAACGCCCCGAACTGGCCTACCTGGACGAGGTGATGCTCAAGGGGATGTCCAAGGACCGGGCCGGCCGCTACCCGCGGTGCAGCGATTTCGCCAAGGCGCTCGCCGGCGCCCGGCCGACGGCCACTCCGGCGGCTCCCCTCACGCAGCGACCCCCCGCGCCGCAACCACCGCCACCGGTCTCGCCGCAAGCACCGCAACCGGTCTCGCTCGAGCCCCCGCGGGTCATCACGGCCCCGACTTTCACGGCGCCCATTCACCCGGTGGCCAGCCCGTCGCACACCTCCCCCCACTGGTCGGGACCGAGCCCGATCCCGCAGCCGCGCCGCCCCGAGAAGAGCAGTGCGGCAAGGGTTGTGGTGCCCACCGTGCTGGCGGTGCTCCTGGTGTGCGCCATCGGTTTCGCGATCAGCCAGTTCATCCGCGATGCCCCGGTGGCGCGAACCACCCCGTCGTGGCAGCCGTACGTGGACGCCGCCCAGACTTTCGCGCTGCATACCGTCACCGTCAGCGCGGACACTGTCGATACCGATCTCGCGATGATCATGGACGGAGCGACCGACGAGTTCCGCGCCGACCTGCAGAACCAGGCCCCGCAGATCAAACAGAAGGCCAAGGACCTGGGCGTCAAGACCGACGGAACCATCACCGGAGCCGGTGTCGAATCGTTGTTCTCCGACGAAGCCGTCGTACTCGTCACCGTCGACACCAAGGTCACCGTCACGACCAACCGGGTCGGTGTGGTTTCGCTGCAGAGGGTCAGGGTCACCGTTGAGCACGTCGACGGCAGCTACAAGGCCTCGAAGCTGGAGTTCGTGAACTGA
- a CDS encoding mycothiol transferase — protein sequence MAAADSDADSGAVRELLRDAFTRLIEHVDDLTDGLTEAVSGYRPTPQANSIAWLIWHSARCQDLQLCDIAGIEQVWTRDGWKDRFGLDLPADDIGYGHSPEDVAKVHAPAELLAGYYLGVHKVTLAYIAGVTASELGRVVDPQWNPPVTASARLVSIIDDCAQHLGQAAYLRGIIP from the coding sequence ATGGCTGCCGCTGATTCCGACGCTGATTCCGGTGCCGTCCGCGAATTGCTGCGCGACGCATTCACCCGGCTCATCGAGCATGTCGACGATCTCACCGACGGGCTGACCGAGGCGGTGTCGGGTTACCGGCCCACTCCGCAGGCCAACAGCATCGCCTGGCTGATCTGGCACAGCGCCCGCTGCCAGGACCTGCAGTTGTGCGACATCGCCGGGATCGAACAGGTGTGGACCCGTGACGGCTGGAAGGACAGGTTCGGGCTCGACCTGCCGGCCGACGACATCGGGTACGGCCACAGCCCCGAGGATGTTGCGAAGGTGCACGCCCCCGCCGAACTGCTGGCGGGGTACTACCTGGGAGTGCACAAGGTGACGCTGGCCTACATCGCCGGGGTGACCGCCTCCGAACTCGGCCGCGTCGTCGACCCCCAGTGGAATCCGCCGGTGACGGCCAGCGCGCGGCTGGTCAGCATCATCGACGATTGCGCCCAACACCTGGGTCAGGCCGCATATCTGCGCGGCATCATCCCTTGA